The sequence AGGATCGGTTTATGATCTAAGTTTAGTGTGTATGTGGGGATTTATTAGCCATAAGGGGGCCCAAAAGTGCACCGTTGGCTTCTGTCTTACTGGTATACATTAGAAAAAGGTTTGGACTAGCATAGTAGACTACGCTAGTCCATACATATAGGGGGACATCTTTGTctagaggcgctggcctctaaATAACTTAGGCGGACTTTACACTTGTCTACATCTATGCCAGCATCCTTGCTgacgtagatttagaccattttctacgcataaaacaggcatagaaaatgataaatgagccgGCCTGCCCTTTCCCCCACCCACGCCAtgtcccattttttttttgttacctggcgtgagcggagggaaaaagttgcagattgcggtccccaatacacAGAACAGCCAGCAAAATGCAGATCCACCAAAAATACAGATAACGTTCTTGtagcatccgtttttttctggacccattgtaacaatgcctattcttctctgcaaaatggacatgaatagtgctatttttttttgcaggactgcggaacagacatatggatgacagctatgtatacatagtcatatgacagctatgtatacatatgacagctatgtatacatagtcatagagcaaaggctgtcaatcactgatagggccgcatccttgacttcaaagcccagaatgagcagaataTTAAatcaataaattacaagttatatgacctatgctcaggacaggtcatcaatatcagatcggcgagggtccgacacccgacaccccctccgatcagctgtatgtgccgtctcccttatctcttcctgtccgctgctgctgtctatggcaaatctCACAGATGCCACGATTGCTATTGCTTGCGTCAACTGAAGAGTTAAATAACGGGATTTGGCGTGATCGCCATTCTCCATCATTgcggccaggtgcctgctgtattatacagctggcaccaGCCACGTATGGAGTGGGATCACTGCAACAGCTCTCTCCATACAGTACCGGTACATCAcggtggctgaaggggttaatggactGTCAATGGGGTTGCAGTGCAACATGCCACATGCGGTGTCTGCGACGCAACAATCGCAGATGATCTAACCCTATTGGATTGTTGGTTGCAAGTAGCACATGAGTTTACGCCTATAGACTACAATGACAGTTGTGACTGTGACTTTCCTGAGTTTTTGAAGGCAAGTTGTAaataatttacaccagaaactgcTATAAATCATAGTCCAGCtattatttgtcatatatttacGTTTCTAGCAGATGGGGGGCCAcgtatgtgcctaatttattaagaggcctgtGCCTCACTCCAGCACAGATTTAGATCAAGACTGGTATATGAAACGCCAATCTTGGCGCTATTAGAGAAGTGTTAATATTTTTCATTATCTCATATTCAGGGAACTGCAATTTCGGTTATCTGTTGTGGTCACTGTATAGCAGGTGCTTCCTTCATGATGGTCACTGACCAGTGTAGGCTGCCCTCCAGTGTGGACTAACCAATAGACCTCCAGTTTAATAAGTAAGTGGAAACCTACTCTTTTGAATTGCCTTGGAAGGCTCCTGACAAAGGAGCAAGCAAATTTCCTGCTGAGGAAGTTGGAAGACACTACCAGGTTGAGATTGCTACGTACATATGTTATTGATATTACTCCCTTTGACAGCAGATTAAATTTATTTAAAGGAATTTTTCTGGAATTCTTCTGTTTTTAGTTATGTCCTATAGCATGTAAGACCTAATGAAAGAGTCATCTTTAATTGCTCCCCAACGTTATGGTCCTGCGTCCTGGCTCCCATCTGGACATCTTTTGTCCCTGGCTTGTTTACATCCGGCCAGGTTAGGGACATGGTCAGGTGCGCTGCTGCAGACAATGACCGGCTTGGTGgagacatcactgctgaagccagtcattggctgcagcagcatatgTGCTACGTCCATACCCTGACTGGAAGTAAACAAGCAAGGGACAGAAAGATGGTTGAACGAGAGCCGGGGCGCAAGACCAGAGAGTAGAGGAGCATAACTCTCTTTTTATTAGGTAAGCCAAAGGCAGGAGTGGATCTTAAAAGAAGAAAAAGCATATAGGAACAACTGATTCTTCTCCTCTCCATTATATCTGCTCCTGGGTTTGGTTTAGAAACTGCAAAAACTACCACAAAAAAGGAGCAGGACGCAGCCAATGTGCTTAATTAACATTGTAGAGAAGGTGAAATTGATAGAATTTGCTTATTATTACATTGTAAGTTAAAAAGTTACATTATGCTACTGGCACAAGTTAATTGAGAGACTGTTAACAAAGGGCATATCTTACCAGATGACTAACAGATGTACAACCACTGGGAACCCACtggtccttcaaactagagtgtcCCGAGAAGAGGCCACTGTGCTTGAGTAGTAAGTCACCCACCCATAAACAGTCTCATTTGGTTTGAAAGTGGTTACAACAGTTAGATACTTGGCAGTAAGACATTTCTTGTATATCCAGTCAATATATACGTTTTTGTACCTATAAAGAAATGTTCAATGGTATAAGCTTCTCCAGTTCTCTGTACAAGAAGACCATACTTGATTAGGAGCATCGACCTCAGCTTATATCTGTTTCCTTCATGACCTTgatctttttctttatttcatcaaTATGCTCTTGGTCAGGGTAAATGAGGAATCCTGTAAATAAACTGTCTGTCCAATATGGATCATAGAAAAGGCCGTTTTGTTCAGAGTAGAAAATCTGTAACCACACTTCATCTCCAGCCTTTAGTAGAAGTATGGTGGAGCCTGAGGCAATGTCATGATTCCCAGTGTTGGCATCAAAAGTCTTTATTTTGTATTGGCCATTGTGGACCAGACCAATGGCCAAGTGTTTATTGGCCAAAGTGATGTCATATGTAAAGAAATAAATACCAGGTATGCTACATATATATTTACCACTTGTTGCATTATAAtgtcctccttcattcataaggaTTTTGTCAAATTTAATGGGCAGACGTTCTTTTGGGTAACTCTTTGTAACTGCAACAGAAAATGCTGACTTTGCTTTTTTGGACCCACAACTGCATGGTCCAGGCATTCCTGCATCacctttttttccttttggaCCCTTTGTTCCTTCTTTCCCTTGCTTTCCAGGATCACCACGTATACCTTTGGGTCCTCTTGGACCAGCTCTTCCTATAGCACCCTGCTTGCCCTTGCCACCTTGTTTTCCTGGATTCCCAACCCTTCCAGGGGTACCTATGGAAGGAAGATAACATATTTATGTGTATTGATTActatcattaaagggcatctgtcagtagattagTAGAAACTGACATGTTTCACGTGCTCttggctgaaggcatctgtgttggtcccatgtccggaTACTAAAGTGCACAGCACAGCAGCCTTTAGGATaagtcagggccaggcgtgattACGTTTACGCTGCTTGGTCCTGTCACTCAAGTGCAGAGGGTTCacctctttttcacctctctaactatcctcctggccagcacaggtgtcacttttgtcttccgaccacgtcctctgagatattccacagctcaaatgtaaataaaagctgaaattttttttttttttccacaataatgcctcttgtacatcgtcttattatcttttgggagacacctatgtcatttcccgtcaaaaaattacttgctggttgaataaaagtaactaagtcaaaatttggcaggtgtatgaataattatgggcagcgctgtaattTGCATCCGGATTTCCCAGCAGATTTCTCATAATGCTTTTCAAAGAAAGTAAAATCGCTGATAAAAACAGGGTAAATCCACATCACAACAGGAATGCTGCAGATTTCATAATCTGAAGTATACCCTCAAACCTATAGCAAGAAAATCTAATATAGTACATGTGTAGGTAGGACATTTAGAAAACCCCATTCACATAAAATATACTGCAACAAGTGTGTCTGTATGTGGCCTAAAGAGGCAGGTACAAGGTATCCATCACTATACAGCTGGCATCTAGTGGAGGGAAGAAATGTGTGTGGTTTGTCATCCGCTAGCTTGGTAAATTTAGTACAATGGTGTGCCACTTGGTGGTAGGGCTTATTCAGATATGTGTTCCAAAATCATCCATGGAAAATTTCTACCACTGCTTTCCTTCagtatgtcatccattttttatgTCAGCAAACAAAAAACTACTTTCAAAAGTTTATAGCATCTCCTAACAGCCATCTGTTAAAAACAGACTGTACACGGATTGCGTCTGTATGCTCTCCGTTTTTTTCATGGATCCACTGACCTGAATAAGAGAGTGTAGCATGAGAATCAGAACAAAGGAGTGCATGCTGAGATTTTCGCTGCATGGAATATGTTTGGTCCATATGGAAAATCAAGCAAGTACATTGGCTCACTGACTATAATGTGTCAGTGTTCGGTTTGCGTGCTGTCCGTTGTACACTCCGACAGCACACAAACAAGAGCATCGCTCATCTGCATAGACTCTCAACCAGAGCATAGCAAATCATTCACAGCCAGCACAGAATTACCTTCATCGCCTTTTTCTCCCTTTTCCCCGTCTTTTCCATCTTTCCCATCTTTGCCTGGAAATCCTATTCTTCCAATGGTGCCAGCTGATCCTGGATGTCCTGGCACTCCAGGTGGCCCTGGAGGTCCTGGTAAACTACAGAAGAGCTGGGAAGTGTCTTTTAGGTAGGAAGACTCTCCACGTACAGCGCTGCTGACAAGGTTATCTGCTGAGCATTGAACAGCCCAAACTAGGAGCATCAGAGACATCATTTTGGACCCTGTGTTTTAATGACAGAAAAAGAGATATTAATCGTATGTCTAGTAGAAAAAAAGGTTGAAAATGTTTTAGACTAAAGACTAAACAATACACTTCCCTCAACAATTTTGCCTTGGGCAGACATCTactttgcctacccctttacacaACTGGCTGGAGATGATACTGGGGTCTGAAAAGATAAGGACCACAAGCCCCAAAACATGTTTTACCCCCATCCtccccgtaaaaaaaaaaaaataccgtatATCTATAAGACGATGGCAGGTTTAGATACAGGAGCTCAGACCACCATGAAATCCAACCAACCAACTACAACTCATCTCTGCACATAAACTCCACATCCTTCTGCTACTCCAAAGGCTCCTCTGAATACCCCCTACACAGTATTGTGTAGGGGGTACAcactgtgcttagtaagctgcaAGATGGTCACagcacttctcaaacagctgattggcgggagtcccaggtgttggaccgccaacaatcagatactgatgacctatggagaggataggtcatcagttaaaaaggtttgaaaacccctttaaaggggttgtccgagttatttttttgttctttctatgttcctaactgggcaaatataacagctttccaattaactcactttatctgtagtgcctggtttctcagatttcactgagggtcacatgacctgtgatgtcagcttttctccctgctctgataatgttcgtttacaagcctgtaaacgagacgtcactgtgctggccacgccccccttcactgccggctgtgtgctttatcctaggattcttaaccccttcagctgcacagacttcgtagctgcaggcagtgacaattctgggcacaggagctgacagactagagagagcattgcacaagaaggtagggggaagatcctgtgtgtattagcagtgtcattatacagctgggacttgtagttctacacatacaagttgctgttgattctcccagcactcagggcagctcttgtattctctccctgagcagagcagggggaggggcagagattgtttttattgcatgtaaacaagggccagaagagaaccagggaaatgagaaaatatttttttttttgcataaaacttgcttatcttaattatatattgctgcccatcagattttggcctcatgcacacgaccgttgtgtgcacccgtggccgttgttccgttttccgtgattttctgcggacccattgactttcaatgggtctgttgaaaactcggaaaatgcaccgtttctcATCCGCCTCCgtaatccgtgtatcctgtccgtcaaaaaaatatgacctgtcctatttttttgacggacaacggttcacggacccattcaagtcaatgggtccgtgaaaaaacacggatgcacacaagattggcatccgtgtccgtgatccgtgtccgtaggctactttcacacagacggatccgaagatccgtctgcataaaagctttttcagagctgagttttcacttcacagtatattctaacacagaggcgttcccatagtgatggggacgcttctagttagaatatactacgaactgtgtacatgactgccccctgctgcctggcagcacccgatctcttacagggggctgtgatcagcacaattaacccctcaggtgccgcacctgaaggggttaattttgcgtatcatagccccctgtaagagatcaggggctgccaggcagcagggggcagaccccccctccctcccagttttaatttcattggtggccagtgcggcccccctccccccctctattgtattaatatcattggtggccagtgtgcgccccccccccccccggcccccctctattgtattaatatcattggtggccagtgtgcggcctcccctctcccccccccgatcattggtggcagcggagagttccgatcggagtcccagtttaatcgctggggctccgatcggtaaccatggcaaccaggacgctactgcagttctggttgcgatggttacttagcaatattagaagaatcatacttacctgctgcgctgtctgtgaccggccgggagctcctcctactggtaagtgacagatcattaagcaatgcgccgcacagacctgtcacttaccagtaggaggagctcccggccggtcacagacagcgcagcaggtaactatgatgcttctaatattgctaagtaaccatggcaaccaggactgcagtagcgtcctggttgccatggttaccgatcggagccccagtgattaaactgggactccgattggaactctccgctgccaccaatgatcgggggggggggggggggcgagaggggaggccgcacactggccaccaatgatattaatacaatagaggggggggcacacactggccaccaatgataatacaatagagggagggagggggaccacacactggccaccaatgataatacaatagagggagggagggggggcacacactggccaccaatgataatacaatagagggagggagggggggccgcacactggccaccaatgataatacaatagagggagggggggccgcagactggccaccaatgataatacaatagagggaggggggccacacactggccaccaatgataatacaatagagggagggagggagggagggccgcacactggccaccaatgataatacaatagagggggggccggggggcgcacactggccaccaatgataatacaatagagggagggggggccgggggggggcgcacactggccaccaatgatattcaaactgaggagggaggggggtctgccccctgctgcctggcagcccctgatctcttacagggggatatgatacgcacaattaaccccttcaggtgcggcacctgaggggttaattgtgctgatcacagccccctgtaagagatcgggtgctgccaggcagcagggggcagtcatgtacacagttcttagtatattctaacttgaaacgtccccatcaccatgggaacgcctctgtgttagaatatactgtcggatatgagttttcacgatctaactcaaatccgatggtatattctaacatagaggcgttcccatggtgatggggacgcttcaagttaaaatataccatcagattggagaaaactcagatcctatggtatattaactcctgactttacattgaaagtcaatgggggacggatccgtttgcaattgcaccatattgtgtcaatgtcaaacggatccgtccacattgacttgcattgtaagtcaggacggatccgtttggctccgcacggccaggcggacaccaaaacgacttttgaccaaaaatcaaggaagacccacggacgaaaaaacggtcacggaccaacggaaccccattttgcggaccgtgaaaaaatactgtcgtgtgcatgaggcctttcagtgctatattttttttttcataactcggacaaccgctttaaggacAGATATTACTTCTTTTTTCTTGAATCCAGTCATGGTTTTAGCCTCCAAAACTGGATGTATCTCTGCTTTTTATAACTTTAAGGGGGTTATCCATTGActagtgtaaaaaaattaaaatcagaaatgatatagtacatgacaatctctttttaacaaagctagaaccagccctgtatcgcACATGGATCGAGAGATCTCCACATACATTGCTCTGCTATATTTAGATCAAGCTGAAAGATCAAGggaagtgtcttttctgctgcagctaagggggcgtgtctcagctctacctatcacagctcagaaggcagttgaaggatgaaactgagcatgtgcggccttctcagtgagtaggtcaaataaataaggaaaagaacaaacagcaggtggcgctacacagatacattttattgaatacctcagtggctatgctacattttttattacatgtaattacaaaagtattcagatacaggtgctggtttgaaaactttagaatatgtttttttgggggacaacccctttaaccacctccggaccgcctaacgcaggatcgcgttccggaggtggcagccctgcgcagagtcacgcatatatgcgtcatctcgcgatggccgagatttcctgtgaacgcgcgcacacaggcgcgcgcgctcacaggaacggaaggtaagagagttgatctccagcctgccagcggcgatcgttcgctggcaggctggagatgtgttttttttaacccctaacaggtatattagacgctgttttgataacagcgtctaatatacctgctacctggtcctctggtggtcccctttgtttggatcgaccaccagaggacacaggtagctcagtaaagtaccaccaagcaccactacactacactacacccccccccccgtcacttattaaccccttattagcccctgatcacccctgatcaccccatatagactccctgatcacccccctgtcattgattacccccctgtcattgatcacccccctgtaaagctccattcagatgtccgcatgatttttacggatccactgatagatggatcggatccgcaaaacgcatccggacgtctgaatgaagccttacaggggcgtgatgaatgactgtggtgatcaccccatatagactccctgatcacccccctgtcattgatcacccccctgtcattgattacccccctgtcattgattacccccctgtaaagctccattcagacgtccgcatgatttttacggatccactgatagatggatcggatccgcaaaacgcatccggacgtctgaatgaagccttacaggggcatgatcaatgactgtggtgatcaccccatatagactccctgatcacccccctgtaaagctccattcagatgtccgcatgatttttacggatgcactgatagatggatccgatccgcaaaacgcatccggacgtctgaatgaagccttacaggggcatgatcaatgactgtggtgatcaccccatatagactccctgatcacccccctgtaaagctccattcagatgtccgcatgatttttacggatgcactgatagatggatccgatccgcaaaacgcatccggacgtctgaatgaagccttacaggggcatgatcaatgactgtggtgatcaccccatatagactccctgatcacccccctgtaaagctccattcagatgtccgcatgatttgtacggatgcactgatagatggatcggatccgcaaaacgcatccggacgtctgaatgaagccttacaggggcgtgatcaatgactgtggtgatcaacccatatagactccctgatcacccccctgtcattgattacccccctgtcattgattacccccctgtaaagctccattcagatgtccgcatgatttgtacggatgcactgatagatggatccgatccgcaaaacgcatccggacgtctgaatgaagccttacaggggcatgatcaatgactgtggtgatcaccccatatagactccctgatcacccccctgtaaagctccattcagatgtccgcatgatttttacggatgcactgatagatggatcggatccgcaaaacgcatccggacgtctgaatgaagccttacaggggcgtgatcaatgactgtggtgatcaacccatatagactccctgatcacccccctgtcattgattacccccctgtcattgattacccccctgtaaagctccattcagatgtccgcatgatttttacggatgcactgatagatggatcggatccgcaaaacgcatacggacgtctgaatgaagccttacaggggcatgatcaatgactgtggtgatcaccgcatgtagactccctgatcacccccctgtcattgattacccccctgtcattgattacccccctgtaaagctccattcagacgtccgcatgatttttacggatccactgatagatggatcggatccgcaaaacgcatacggacgtctgaatgaagccttacacgggcgtgatcaatgactgtggttatcaccccatatagactccctgatcacccccctgtcattgatcacacccctgtcattgatcacacccctgtcattgatcacccctctgtaaggctccattcagacatttttttggcccaagttagcggaatttttttatttttttcttacaaagtctcatattccactaacttgtgtcaaaaaataaaatctcacatgaactcaccacacccctcacggaaaccaaatgcgtaaaattttttagacatttatattccagacttcttctcacgctttagggcccctagaatgccagggcagtataaataccccacatgtgaccccatttcggaaagaagacacccccaggtattccgtgaggggcatattgagtccatgaaagattgaaatttttgtcccaagttagcggaacgggagactttgtgagaaaaaaattaaaaatatcaatttccgctaacttgtgccaaaaaaaaaaaaatttctatgaactcgccatgcccctcattgaataccttggggtgtcttctttccaaaatggggtcacatgtggggtatttatactgccctggcattctaggggccccaaagcgtgagaagaagtctggtatccaaatgtctaaaaatgcccccctaaaaggaatttgggcacctttgcgcatctaggctgcaaaaaagtgtcacacatctggtatcgccgtactcaggagaaggtggggaatgtgttttggggtgtcattttacatatacccatgctgggtgagagaaatatcttggtcaaatgccaactttgtataaaaaaatgggaaaagttgtcttttgccaagatatttctctcacccagcaagggtatatgtaaaatgacaccccaaaacacattccccaccttctcctgagtacggcaataccagatgtgtgacacttttttgcagcctaggtgggcaaaggggcccatattccaaagagtacctttaggatttcacaggtcatttacctacttaccacacattagggcccctggaaaatgccagggcagtataactaccccacaagtgaccccattttggaaagaagacaccccaaggtattccgtgaggggcatggcaagttcctagaattttttattttttgtcacaagttagtggaaaatgatgattttttttttttttttttttttcatacaaagtctcatattccactaacttgtgacaaaaaataaaaattttcatgaactcactatgcccatcagcgaataccttggggtctcttctttccaaaatggggtcacttgtggggtagttatactgccctggcattctaggggcccaaatgtgtggtaaggagtttgaaatcaaattctgtaaaaaatgacgagtgaaatccgaaaggtgctcttttgaatatgggcccctttgcccacctaggctgcaaaaaagtgtcacacatctggtatctccgtaatcgggagaagttg is a genomic window of Bufo bufo chromosome 1, aBufBuf1.1, whole genome shotgun sequence containing:
- the C1QTNF2 gene encoding complement C1q tumor necrosis factor-related protein 2, with translation MPDTLKATSCSSELLLPRVWSKMMSLMLLVWAVQCSADNLVSSAVRGESSYLKDTSQLFCSLPGPPGPPGVPGHPGSAGTIGRIGFPGKDGKDGKDGEKGEKGDEGTPGRVGNPGKQGGKGKQGAIGRAGPRGPKGIRGDPGKQGKEGTKGPKGKKGDAGMPGPCSCGSKKAKSAFSVAVTKSYPKERLPIKFDKILMNEGGHYNATSGKYICSIPGIYFFTYDITLANKHLAIGLVHNGQYKIKTFDANTGNHDIASGSTILLLKAGDEVWLQIFYSEQNGLFYDPYWTDSLFTGFLIYPDQEHIDEIKKKIKVMKETDIS